A window of the Trichoderma asperellum chromosome 4, complete sequence genome harbors these coding sequences:
- a CDS encoding uncharacterized protein (TransMembrane:1 (o494-513i)) — MPAANTVTLENLAQKLPQWRPDDQSQLYAVVDMGSNGIRFSITSLAPPRARLLTPVYAAREAISLFDALTPSDSGPVFPSNVIESVSSAISRFYHLAISHDVPPQHIMVLATEAMRRAVNSSEMLDAIAKAADGLTVSILDPPVETLLGAVMGSRSGLGGVPGGALFLDLGGGSVQMTWVDTSTDNYEIEAALAGGSLPYGAAKLMRVLQEHPEDVQAMETGKLKDGLSKLYADLCSKFPALQAIKAANERGEEVLVDVYMCGGGFRGYGSMLMHDDPITPYPISSSNTYSVRGSRFKDTTRMLKMNQTYEGKIFGLSKRRRQQFPAIIKVVNAFIQAVPYIGWVTFCGGSNRQGALMMKLPREIRESNPLDVLANVKDSEKAGFGAILDKLSESLPANLTHTHFPTIFNAGLGLLFVREVWNRHGHGADSNTSFAIHDAVSRDTDCPGLTHLARALLGLGVAARWGGSLGPLDAQLHKGLQGILEDRGVDSSFWALYLGAVAGVLATIFPIMPKQADQLVSAISFESRVERREGKKDKISLKIILAGESAKRINKDDLIDLVNSAAKSHAKATKKISTDIEIRS, encoded by the exons ATGCCGGCCGCCAACACGGTGACGCTGGAGAATCTGGCTCAGAAGCTCCCCCAATGGCGTCCCGACGACCAGAGCCAATTGTACGCCGTCGTTGATATGGGCAG CAACGGCATTCGCTTTAGCATCACCTCCCTGGCACCACCCCGGGCTCGTCTTCTGACCCCGGTGTACGCCGCCAGGGAAGCCATCTCGCTGTTTGATGCTCTTACACCGTCGGATTCTGGACCTGTGTTCCCTTCCAACGTCATCGAGTCGGTGTCGTCTGCCATATCTCGCTTTTACCACCTTGCCATCTCTCACGATGTTCCTCCCCAGCACATCATGGTGCTTGCCACTGAGGCAATGCGCCGGGCCGTCAACTCCTCCGAAATGTTGGATGCCATTGCAAAGGCCGCTGACGGGCTGACTGTTTCTATCCTTGATCCCCCTGTTGAGACGCTCCTCGGTGCCGTCATGGGATCAAGGAGCGGCCTCGGAGGTGTTCCTGGCGGCGCTCTATTCCTTGACCTCGGAGGTGGAAGCGTACAGATGACCTGGGTGGACACAAGCACGGACAACTACGAGATTGAGGCAGCACTTGCCGGCGGGAGCTTGCCTTATGGTGCCGCAAAGCTAATGCGTGTGCTACAAGAACACCCCGAGGACGTACAAGCCATGGAGACGGGAAAGCTTAAGGATGGCTTGAGCAAGCTATATGCTGATTTATGCTCCAAGTTCCCTGCTCTCCAAGCTATCAAGGCGGCTAacgaaagaggagaagaagtccTCGTCGACGTATATATGTGTGGCGGCGGATTCCGCGGCTACGGCAGCATGCTGATGCACGACGACCCCATTACCCCCTATCCCATCTCGTCGTCCAACACCTATTCAGTTCGCGGTTCACGGTTCAAAGATACGACCCGAATGTTGAAGATGAACCAAACCTATGAGGGTAAAATCTTTGGCTTATCCAAGCGACGTCGCCAGCAGTTCCCTGCCATTATCAAGGTCGTCAATGCATTCATCCAAGCCGTCCCATATATTGGCTGGGTCACATTCTGTGGAGGGTCTAACCGACAGGGGGctctgatgatgaagctgcctCGAGAGATCCGCGAGAGCAATCCCCTTGACGTCCTCGCCAACGTAAAGGATAGTGAAAAGGCAGGTTTTGGTGCTATTCTGGACAAGCTATCGGAATCTCTTCCGGCAAATCTCACTCACACCCACTTCCCAACCATCTTCAATGCTGGTCTGGGTCTGCTCTTCGTGAGAGAAGTCTGGAACCGCCACGGCCACGGGGCAGACTCAAACACCTCCTTTGCTATCCATGACGCCGTCTCTCGCGACACTGACTGTCCCGGCCTAACTCACCTTGCGCGCGCACTCCTTGGCTTGGGCGTCGCCGCTAGATGGGGAGGCAGCCTTGGGCCGCTCGATGCCCAGCTTCACAAAGGATTGCAGGGTATCCTAGAGGACAGGGGCGTTGATTCGTCTTTCTGGGCGCTGTACCTCGGCGCCGTTGCAGGCGTCCTGGCCACCATCTTCCCCATCATGCCTAAGCAGGCAGACCAACTTGTCAGCGCTATCAG CTTCGAGTCGCGCgttgagaggagagagggcaagaaagacaaaatttCGTTGAAAATTATCCTAGCTGGCGAAAGTGCCAAACGTATTAACAAGGACGATCTCATCGACCTTGTCAATTCCGCCGCTAAGAGTCATGCAAAGGCGACCAAGAAGATCTCAACTGACATAGAAATTCGGTCATGA
- a CDS encoding uncharacterized protein (EggNog:ENOG41): MTFSRDMDRMELENSRLSPSPELEDLFNQFFDWQAYSGDTNPSSPHPHHHHHHRKQSLSRIITDIPSFIENFPLDPNRPYFDMPSYSSDDGLTSEYSPGQTPPELVPGGSSSPSDHSGSPPFLEPLDDGHYHQEASLREIQAQDDEWTYPQTDPSKGMVQGYPHHIQVLDDRHRRPVDPSAKLKRRRSGNDLEKRQRQLADPSQTADVRKSGACLPCRMSKTRCHDSGVCPMCRKAFPDHSHMACTRATPSTFWPVMGKIPDVWSTNPEEEEQLCSGPRFYTGKPREISVFFTPDTSFPALRATVQAYRSQGGSEEMGSLSKADFPRDCVPSHELLQRWVEDQIQTEQRSDFQYAAQSFVLAYSEEGWGLPKHDLVRKVHRMNCFFRILKARSFWCLDPTNKLTTLPLSVQAQLRNIARRAIYSLEHDILKEMDDCIAQQGIPQPQERIAIWASMWQLILMYRDLLQGFKAHIGRLATSKSESTQSIAMKGQIYKRLAENFYPLLVVFYHYQFRTKKSLELSLDWLKTPQYPAAACHSRAIHEAAQYLLDSRKEHYQKLQSSKSEIDQLLCVLVVNHELKKMNARKRTSKAKSSKHADDDCEEDN; the protein is encoded by the exons ATGACTTTCTCTCGGGACATGGACCGGATGGAACTTGAAAACTCCCGTCTCTCCCCTTCCCCGGAGCTAGAGGATCTCTTCAACCAGTTCTTTGACTGGCAAGCCTATTCCGGGGACACTAATCCCTCCTCCCCCCAtccccatcaccatcaccatcaccgcaAGCAATCCCTAAGCAGGATCATCACCGATATCCCTTCCTTTATAGAAAACTTCCCTCTTGATCCCAACAGGCCCTATTTCGACATGCCTTCGTACTCGTCGGATGACGGACTCACGTCTGAGTACTCCCCCGGCCAGACTCCCCCGGAGCTGGTCCCCGGTGGAAGCTCGTCGCCTTCAGACCACTCGGGATCGCCGCCCTTCCTGGAGCCACTAGACGATGGCCACTACCACCAGGAGGCTTCCCTTAGAGAGATCCAGGCCCAAGACGATGAGTGGACCTACCCGCAGACCGACCCTTCCAAGGGCATGGTCCAGGGTTACCCCCATCACATCCAAGTCCTAGATGATAGGCATAGAAGGCCAGTCGACCCATCCGCAAAGCTGAAGCGTCGACGTTCCGGCAACgatctggagaagaggcaaaggcaGCTGGCAGACCCCAGCCAGACGGCAGACGTCCGCAAGAGTGGAGCCTGCCTGCCATGCCGCATGTCTAAGACCCGA tGCCACGATAGTGGAGTCTGCCCAATGTGCAGGAAGGCGTTCCCAGACCATTCTCACATGGCCTGCACGCGCGCCACACCATCCACGTTTTGGCCCGTAATGGGCAAGATCCCCG ATGTCTGGTCCACCAAtcccgaagaagaggagcaacTTTGCTCCGGCCCGCGGTTTTACACTGGAAAGCCCCGAGAGATCTCGGTCTTTTTCACTCCAGACACCAGCTTCCCGGCCCTGCGCGCCACGGTCCAGGCCTACCGGTCGCAGGGGGGCTCTGAGGAGATGGGCAGCCTGTCAAAGGCTGACTTCCCTCGAGACTGTGTCCCAAGccatgagctgctgcagaggtgGGTTGAGGACCAAATCCAGACCGAGCAGAGGTCAGACTTCCAATATGCGGCTCAGAGCTTCGTGCTCGCATACTCGGAAGAAGGCTGGGGGCTTCCCAAG CATGACCTTGTCAGAAAAGTCCACAGAATGAACTGCTTCTTCCGTATTCTGAAAGCCAGATCCTTCTGGTGCTTGGACCCAACCAACAAGCTCACCACTCTTCCCTTGTCTGTGCAGGCTCAGCTGAGAAACATTGCCCGACGGGCCATCTACTCACTTGAGCATGACATCCTCAAAGAGATGGACGACTGCATCGCGCAGCAGGGCATCCCACAGCCCCAAGAGAGGATTGCCATCTGGGCAAGCATGTGGCAGCTCATTCTTATGTACCGAGATCTCTTGCAAGGCTTCAAGGCCCATATCGGCCGCCTTGCGACTAGCAAGAGCGAGTCAACTCAGAGCA TTGCCATGAAGGGACAAATTTATAAACGTCTCGCGGAAAACTTCTACCCGCTCCTGGTGGTGTTTTACCACTACCAGTTCCGGACAAAGAAGAGCTTGGAGCTGTCGCTGGACTGGCTCAAGACTCCTCAATACCCCGCTGCAGCATGCCACAGCAGAGCGATCCACGAGGCTGCTCAGTACCTTCTCGACTCTCGTAAAGAGCACT ATCAGAAACTGCAGTCTTCAAAGAGCGAGATTGATCAGCTTCTATGCGTCCTCGTGGTGAACcacgagctgaagaagatgaacgCCAGGAAGCGTACATCAAAGGCCAAGTCATCAAAACACGCAGATGATGATTGCGAAGAGGATAATTAG